The following proteins are encoded in a genomic region of Clostridium cylindrosporum DSM 605:
- a CDS encoding helix-turn-helix domain-containing protein, with translation MGTEEAAERWDLSQDHIKRLCRDGKVIAKRIGKTWVLERDQPNPKQEQ, from the coding sequence ATGGGAACCGAGGAAGCAGCAGAGCGTTGGGACCTTAGCCAGGACCATATTAAACGTCTGTGCCGAGATGGAAAAGTGATTGCCAAACGTATCGGTAAAACGTGGGTGCTGGAACGTGACCAGCCGAATCCAAAACAGGAGC